A segment of the Candidatus Manganitrophaceae bacterium genome:
CTGGCCGATGCCCTCGACGCGGATCAAACCCTCGCCGACCTGCTCGGGGCGCTCCGTTTCCTCAAGGGAGCGCCGGAGGTGGCGCCGGAGAGAGTCGGCCTCGTCGGCTTCTCTGTCGGCGGCGCTTATGCGCTCCAGCTCGCCAGCCGGACGTCGGAGGTTCAATGCGCGGTCGCCTTTTATGGCGAGATCCCTCCCGACTCGGAGATTGAAAAACTGGCTGTCCCGCTTCTCTATTTCCACGGCGAAGAAGACGGCTGGATCCAAAAGCAGGATGTTCAGCGTTTAAAAGAGACCCTGAAGAAGTTTAAAAAAGCGGGCGCGGTCAAAACTTACCCCAACGCACCCCACGCGTTCTTTAACGACGCCCGCCGGGAGGTCTACCATCCCCAGGCGGCGAAAGATGCTTGGAAGAAGACCCTCGCCTTCTTCGACAAATATTTAAGGACGG
Coding sequences within it:
- a CDS encoding dienelactone hydrolase family protein translates to MVTEILTDDDLNSTMVEYEVEGKALSAFLCRPKPPGRYPGLILIQEWWGLNDQIKGVAQRLAKENLVVLAPDLYSRLGHVVTQNGAEAAKLADALDADQTLADLLGALRFLKGAPEVAPERVGLVGFSVGGAYALQLASRTSEVQCAVAFYGEIPPDSEIEKLAVPLLYFHGEEDGWIQKQDVQRLKETLKKFKKAGAVKTYPNAPHAFFNDARREVYHPQAAKDAWKKTLAFFDKYLRTG